In Sphingomonas crocodyli, one genomic interval encodes:
- a CDS encoding glycosyltransferase family 2 protein: MKVYVIVATVGRAELTYKTVDRLADQTRQPDGVIVVSVTPQDVAGVERARSNPQIVFAERGLCNQRNKGLDMIDGVADIVIFFDDDFMPAATYLEEIERLFIAKPDVVGITGRVIADGIHGQGYSFEEGATILEKDTPSTADERPISALYGCNMSIRMSAVQGLRFDPALPLYGWQEDIDFTYQVGRRGRNVKAFRPAGVHLGSKGGRTSGLRLGYSQIANPLYMLRKKSIPVKQAIKLLYQPFLANLLKSIRPEHHVDRRGRLRGNLVAIVDVVLGRIDPRKIERM; this comes from the coding sequence ATGAAAGTGTATGTCATCGTCGCGACGGTCGGCCGCGCGGAACTTACGTACAAGACCGTGGACAGGCTTGCCGACCAGACGCGCCAGCCTGACGGCGTCATCGTCGTATCCGTAACGCCGCAGGATGTGGCGGGGGTCGAGCGGGCACGTTCAAATCCGCAAATCGTCTTCGCCGAGCGAGGCCTGTGCAATCAGCGCAACAAGGGCCTCGACATGATCGATGGTGTCGCAGACATCGTCATATTCTTCGACGACGACTTCATGCCGGCTGCGACCTATCTCGAGGAGATCGAAAGGCTTTTCATCGCAAAACCTGACGTCGTGGGCATCACCGGCCGGGTGATAGCCGATGGCATCCACGGCCAGGGATATAGCTTCGAAGAAGGCGCCACGATTCTCGAGAAGGATACGCCTTCTACGGCAGACGAACGCCCGATATCGGCACTCTACGGCTGTAACATGTCGATACGTATGTCGGCGGTACAGGGGCTACGATTTGACCCGGCCCTGCCGCTGTACGGATGGCAGGAGGATATCGACTTCACCTATCAGGTCGGCCGTCGCGGACGTAATGTGAAAGCCTTTCGACCGGCGGGCGTACACCTTGGGTCGAAAGGAGGTCGCACGTCGGGCTTGCGGCTTGGATATTCGCAAATCGCCAATCCCCTCTACATGTTGCGAAAGAAGTCGATCCCCGTGAAGCAGGCGATAAAGCTGCTTTACCAGCCGTTTCTGGCCAACCTGCTCAAGAGCATCAGACCTGAGCACCATGTTGATCGCCGTGGACGTCTCAGAGGCAATTTGGTCGCGATCGTGGACGTCGTGCTGGGTCGGATCGATCCGCGCAAAATCGAGCGCATGTAG
- a CDS encoding glycosyltransferase family 4 protein, whose amino-acid sequence MRIVINGRFLSQQTTGVQRMAREFTVALDRLLEDGYYPDLSVELLVQAGVCLAALNLRVIRVTTIGLAKGHVWEQAILPWHRGADWLLNLGNTAPLISLYRGEAVAVVVHDLSHRLFPSAYRLAYRLAHRVLGHAIMARAKLVITVSETERDTITRLYPRAKRKIAVAQNGGASDDAVTLPVRSSDPAASPYGLYVGSLSRRKNIDVVLKVAVDLARERNLQFKLVGAFSPILRETTLDVPSDVAGKIEFCGQIESKTELASLYRNASFLLFPSLYEASALPPIEAMTYECPVIASNIAALRERCGNAAIYCDPHDVEHIKAVAIKLLDEPTFSGEMIARGRDWAKRFSWRGQVRDVMTELLKRSTAK is encoded by the coding sequence TTGCGTATAGTTATTAACGGGCGTTTTCTCAGTCAGCAGACCACCGGTGTGCAGCGCATGGCCCGCGAGTTTACCGTGGCGCTCGATCGTCTGCTTGAGGACGGCTATTATCCTGATCTGAGCGTCGAGCTTCTGGTCCAGGCCGGCGTTTGCCTGGCCGCTCTCAATCTCCGCGTCATTCGCGTCACGACTATCGGGCTCGCAAAAGGTCATGTGTGGGAACAGGCCATCTTGCCATGGCATAGAGGGGCGGACTGGCTCCTCAATCTGGGCAATACCGCACCTCTGATCAGCCTCTATCGCGGCGAAGCCGTCGCGGTCGTCGTGCACGACCTTTCGCACCGGCTGTTTCCGTCGGCATATCGCCTCGCCTATCGGCTTGCTCATCGCGTCCTGGGCCATGCGATCATGGCGCGCGCCAAGCTCGTGATTACCGTATCCGAGACCGAGCGCGACACGATCACGAGACTATATCCGCGCGCGAAGAGAAAGATTGCGGTGGCGCAAAATGGGGGAGCTTCGGACGATGCGGTGACGCTGCCGGTCCGCTCGAGCGATCCGGCTGCATCGCCTTACGGCCTGTATGTGGGCTCATTGTCTCGCCGCAAGAATATCGACGTCGTTCTCAAAGTGGCGGTCGATCTCGCCCGCGAACGCAATCTGCAGTTCAAGCTGGTGGGAGCCTTCAGCCCGATCCTGCGTGAAACGACGCTGGATGTGCCGTCGGATGTCGCTGGCAAGATCGAGTTTTGCGGACAGATCGAAAGCAAAACCGAGCTTGCCAGTCTCTATCGCAATGCTTCTTTCCTTCTCTTTCCGTCACTCTACGAAGCGTCCGCTCTACCTCCGATCGAGGCGATGACTTACGAATGCCCGGTGATCGCTTCCAACATTGCCGCTTTGCGCGAACGCTGCGGAAACGCCGCCATCTATTGCGATCCTCATGACGTCGAGCATATCAAGGCAGTCGCTATCAAATTGCTCGACGAGCCAACATTTAGCGGGGAAATGATAGCTCGAGGGCGGGACTGGGCGAAGCGCTTTTCCTGGAGAGGGCAGGTCAGGGATGTAATGACGGAACTGCTCAAGCGCTCGACGGCCAAATGA
- a CDS encoding glycosyltransferase family 4 protein, whose product MSKNQVVTFHDAAIFDHPEWFSTAFVKVYRAMWPRLARRCRRVVTVSQYSQARLAQALDIPQRQIEVVPNGVAERFTPPAADLLEGTAQKYGVEPGRYFVTLSTVEPRKNLKLVLDGWARSVGRRPAGMKLLLLGGAGAKHIFASSDTGAEDLPQDVSLSGFVPDADLPALLGGACALLYPSRYEGFGLPLVEAMACGTPAVTTRLTSLPEVGGDAVLYVDPDDAQALADFIVQLASERSLRDDLSLAGLERAKAFSWDNAARAMETILSRDLQL is encoded by the coding sequence TTGTCAAAGAACCAGGTTGTCACCTTTCACGACGCCGCAATCTTCGATCATCCCGAATGGTTTTCGACAGCTTTTGTGAAAGTATATCGTGCGATGTGGCCGCGACTTGCGCGCCGCTGTCGACGGGTGGTGACGGTTTCGCAATATTCGCAGGCCAGGCTCGCGCAGGCGCTCGACATCCCGCAAAGGCAGATCGAGGTGGTGCCAAATGGCGTCGCGGAGCGCTTCACCCCACCGGCGGCCGACCTGCTGGAAGGCACAGCGCAAAAGTACGGCGTCGAGCCGGGTAGATATTTCGTCACTCTGTCTACCGTAGAGCCTCGGAAGAACCTCAAGCTGGTGCTTGATGGATGGGCCCGCAGTGTGGGCCGCCGCCCCGCCGGCATGAAATTGCTGTTGCTGGGCGGGGCAGGCGCCAAGCATATTTTCGCCTCGAGCGATACAGGCGCAGAGGACCTTCCGCAGGACGTGTCGCTAAGCGGTTTTGTACCGGACGCTGATCTGCCGGCGCTTTTGGGTGGCGCGTGCGCGCTTCTATATCCGAGCCGCTACGAAGGCTTTGGATTACCGCTAGTCGAAGCGATGGCCTGCGGCACGCCCGCTGTGACGACGCGTTTGACGAGCCTGCCCGAGGTTGGCGGCGACGCTGTACTTTACGTGGATCCTGACGATGCGCAGGCGCTTGCGGACTTTATCGTACAGCTGGCATCCGAACGATCGCTGCGTGATGATTTGAGCCTGGCCGGGCTTGAGCGGGCCAAGGCGTTCTCATGGGATAATGCGGCACGCGCGATGGAGACAATTCTCTCGCGGGACCTGCAATTGTGA
- a CDS encoding glycosyltransferase family 4 protein, translated as MAFKLIEGLLSQTEWSFTLRSPWARHELPLQLQSDRLGLITVPRPRILVANMFVEALSMPGLCRSRQVDLLVNVDPFGSPLGGPRRVTIVHDLYFRAVPEQFSRREMLTNDLILKSMLASSDRVICVSDATARDVQRWYPRAGQKTDVIHSSATLEAADMVSTQGGPVDPPYILVVGNGTPNKNLRVVANAFHHLATTFPRLKIVHVGKDDAETIASGLGQIAGERLVRLRGVDDDKLAQIYAGASCLCVPSLYEGFCLPILEAQDFGCPVVSSNVSAMPEIAGEGALYFEPADAPALAGHIEKLLTDEGLRQTLIEAGRKNRGRFSWHKTATRYASIFEDLMNGSSRA; from the coding sequence ATGGCGTTCAAGCTGATCGAAGGCCTGTTATCGCAGACCGAGTGGTCGTTCACCCTTCGCTCGCCTTGGGCGCGCCATGAGCTACCCTTGCAGTTGCAATCGGATCGCCTCGGCTTGATCACGGTTCCGCGCCCCCGGATCCTGGTAGCCAATATGTTCGTGGAAGCGCTTTCAATGCCAGGCCTGTGTCGAAGCAGGCAGGTCGACCTTCTGGTCAATGTGGATCCGTTCGGGTCCCCCCTGGGGGGGCCACGCCGCGTCACGATCGTGCACGACCTTTATTTTCGTGCCGTTCCCGAGCAGTTTTCGCGGCGCGAGATGCTCACCAATGACCTGATCCTGAAGTCGATGCTGGCATCTTCTGATCGGGTCATTTGTGTATCGGACGCAACCGCCCGGGATGTTCAGCGCTGGTATCCGCGCGCCGGGCAGAAAACCGACGTGATCCACTCGTCTGCGACCCTTGAAGCCGCAGATATGGTATCGACCCAAGGCGGCCCTGTTGATCCCCCGTATATTTTGGTTGTCGGTAACGGCACACCGAACAAGAACCTGCGTGTTGTCGCCAACGCATTTCATCATCTCGCAACGACGTTTCCCCGGCTCAAGATTGTTCACGTCGGGAAGGATGATGCCGAGACGATTGCATCTGGCCTGGGGCAAATTGCCGGCGAACGCTTGGTTCGCCTGCGCGGCGTCGACGACGATAAGCTCGCGCAGATTTACGCTGGAGCTTCGTGTCTTTGTGTGCCTTCGCTTTATGAGGGTTTTTGCCTGCCGATACTCGAAGCCCAGGATTTTGGGTGCCCGGTCGTGAGTTCGAACGTGTCCGCAATGCCGGAGATTGCCGGGGAGGGCGCACTATATTTCGAGCCAGCAGATGCCCCGGCGCTTGCCGGCCACATCGAAAAACTCCTGACCGACGAGGGGCTGCGACAAACATTGATCGAGGCGGGGCGCAAGAACCGTGGTAGATTCTCCTGGCACAAGACGGCAACTCGCTATGCCAGCATCTTCGAGGATCTCATGAACGGCTCATCCCGGGCTTGA
- a CDS encoding TolC family protein encodes MSAPLSASPAQTLTNALQAALQNDLDWLGAQEGATAAAESDEQAKALFRPKARLVARAGFTDFTARVTLPAPVQDIDRLHISGSSLAGSVQIAQPLIDGEASAEKRRLRAAARSGEAERGEVRQKIILKVASAYFAVLSARDTIAAAEALKQAAEREARAAQARFDAGRARITDVREAQAEAYRAAAQLVSAQIENSTSTARFEAMTGSKAVNLQTFRDDAALYPPLEPQAYWQDLAQRSSYRIAIQNYQLDSAVAYADSLGWLSRMKLEASGTYEVRDVSGRTSIASIDRYSGYMAGVQLTMPIYSGGALESRQRQAQALARRAQRQLESVRQDVRLEVGRAYTQWTGSVQQAEALRLSLDAALLREKAALTSHELGMRTQADVLAAIAQVIQIRFELQTLFRQYMINRLALYAAAGKLHEEQLTEIEKYMTD; translated from the coding sequence TTGAGCGCGCCACTTTCGGCTTCACCCGCGCAAACGCTTACGAACGCGCTGCAGGCTGCATTACAGAACGATCTTGACTGGCTGGGCGCGCAGGAAGGTGCCACGGCCGCCGCAGAATCGGATGAGCAGGCAAAAGCCTTGTTTCGCCCGAAGGCGCGACTTGTCGCCCGGGCAGGATTTACCGACTTCACCGCGCGGGTGACGCTGCCCGCACCTGTCCAGGATATCGATCGCCTTCACATCTCGGGCAGTTCGCTGGCCGGGTCGGTTCAGATCGCGCAACCGCTGATCGATGGAGAAGCGTCCGCTGAAAAGCGCCGGCTTCGCGCTGCCGCCCGATCCGGCGAGGCCGAGCGCGGCGAAGTCCGCCAGAAGATCATTCTAAAGGTGGCCTCAGCCTATTTCGCAGTCTTGTCGGCTCGCGATACGATTGCGGCTGCAGAAGCGCTCAAGCAAGCGGCCGAGCGGGAAGCCCGCGCTGCTCAAGCTCGCTTTGATGCGGGGCGCGCCCGTATCACCGATGTCCGCGAGGCGCAGGCAGAAGCCTATCGGGCAGCAGCACAGCTCGTCAGTGCGCAAATCGAGAATAGCACCAGCACGGCTCGTTTCGAAGCGATGACCGGCTCAAAAGCGGTCAATCTGCAAACGTTTCGAGACGATGCGGCATTATACCCTCCACTGGAGCCGCAGGCTTATTGGCAAGATCTGGCGCAACGAAGCTCTTACAGGATTGCCATCCAGAACTATCAGTTGGATTCCGCCGTTGCCTATGCGGACTCGCTTGGCTGGTTGTCGCGAATGAAGCTCGAGGCATCCGGTACGTACGAGGTTCGAGACGTATCGGGTCGGACTTCCATAGCCTCGATCGACCGATATAGCGGCTATATGGCGGGCGTGCAGCTGACCATGCCGATCTATAGCGGCGGCGCTCTGGAGTCACGCCAGCGTCAGGCTCAGGCTCTTGCTCGCCGCGCTCAACGTCAGCTTGAATCTGTTCGCCAGGATGTGCGGCTCGAAGTCGGTCGCGCTTATACCCAATGGACTGGGAGCGTGCAGCAGGCCGAAGCGCTGCGCCTGTCACTCGATGCCGCGCTACTGCGCGAAAAGGCAGCGCTGACATCGCATGAGCTTGGCATGCGCACGCAGGCCGACGTTCTGGCGGCGATAGCCCAAGTCATCCAGATCCGGTTCGAGCTGCAGACACTGTTCCGTCAATATATGATCAACAGGCTGGCGCTCTACGCGGCCGCCGGGAAGCTCCATGAAGAGCAGCTAACCGAAATCGAAAAATATATGACCGATTGA
- a CDS encoding efflux RND transporter permease subunit has product MKGPNLSDWAIRHAASVRFILALSVLVGLVSFLELSRQEDPSYTVKNMIITVAWPGADAATVVNMIAEPVEDAILSLPDIEYVKSDAQPERITFNVKIRDDVSPSRVAQIWGQARQRVGDIRGRLPETIKGPSFDDDVGKTYGNIYAITGEGFPLEDLRPYARRLRSAIRMLPDAGRVEFAGFPEERVYIDYDPARLAALGVDPAMVSTAVRDAVAINPTGSIVVGPERIRLVLGQVAGSLSALREIPLAQAPGSLTLGDVAVISKQLTDPPTFQMRVNRAPAIGVLVNLRDGGDSNRLGQDIGRIVAQEQRNAPLGVRFVNVADQPAIVKHAIGEFLRSLLEAVVIVLAVSFFSLGTRAGLVVALCIPIVFALTFAAMYGLSIPLHRVSLGALIIALGLLVDDAIIVIEQIETSLRAGMGRLQAVISSYPLTAQPMLVGTLITAIGFLPIALAQSSSGEYARAIFEVVAIALGSSWIVAVIVTPLFANRLLANDGHAGAESKPVYATPFYGRARATVAWVIENWRIVVAGTALLVFLSALLFATIVPKQFFPASDRLELIVDLKMAKDGDWRNTSKVTARLEQLLVQNKDVASTAAYIGGTSPRFYLSLENQPPSPAFAQIVVKTRDHAARDRTIKWLRSTLNSSFPEVRGRVSRLELGPAVGQPIKIRVSGEDFDSIKTAADQVEAMMRADPRARDVNQDFGEPAKTVRINLDMEKARALGISRSSVQQALSSQLSGMAVAASPAGRDPMAIVARGEEVGRSGMVRLENVLVPTPSGASVPLLQVAQLTPGFEAVELHRRSGRPTITVQADVADIQPVDLLSSWTPRLETIRAQAAGRADIIVGGVVEDSKKSQLSVFKQVFAALVLILILLIMQVGSVKKLIIVLSTGPLALIGVAMILSLFQIPFGFVALLGALALFGMVSRNAVILLAQIDSLVADGFAMFDAIVEAAIMRFRPIILTTLAATLGMIPLTRSVFWGPMAWTIMGGLIIGTAVTLLFVPAIYAGIFAVRRSADGSTAHA; this is encoded by the coding sequence TTGAAAGGCCCAAATCTCTCTGACTGGGCAATCCGGCATGCCGCATCCGTACGCTTCATCCTCGCTCTGTCGGTGCTCGTCGGTTTGGTCAGTTTCCTTGAGCTCTCCAGACAGGAGGATCCTAGTTACACCGTAAAAAACATGATCATCACAGTGGCCTGGCCAGGCGCCGATGCTGCAACGGTGGTCAACATGATCGCAGAGCCTGTCGAGGACGCGATCCTGTCCTTGCCTGATATTGAATATGTGAAATCAGACGCACAGCCCGAACGCATCACGTTCAATGTCAAAATTCGCGACGACGTCAGCCCGTCCAGAGTAGCGCAGATATGGGGGCAGGCTCGGCAACGCGTCGGCGACATTCGCGGCCGGCTTCCCGAAACCATAAAAGGCCCGTCGTTCGACGATGATGTCGGAAAGACGTACGGTAATATCTACGCCATCACCGGTGAAGGCTTTCCGCTCGAAGACCTGCGGCCTTACGCCCGCCGGCTGCGCAGCGCCATTCGCATGCTCCCCGATGCCGGACGGGTGGAGTTTGCAGGCTTCCCCGAAGAGCGGGTTTATATCGACTATGATCCGGCACGGCTCGCGGCTCTCGGCGTCGATCCGGCAATGGTCAGTACCGCGGTACGCGATGCGGTGGCGATCAATCCGACGGGCAGCATCGTCGTCGGACCGGAGCGGATCCGGCTTGTTCTTGGGCAGGTCGCGGGCAGCCTGAGCGCGCTGCGAGAAATCCCGCTCGCTCAGGCACCGGGTTCCCTCACCCTCGGCGATGTTGCTGTCATCTCGAAGCAACTGACCGATCCACCGACTTTCCAGATGCGCGTCAATCGCGCGCCCGCCATCGGGGTTCTCGTCAATTTGCGCGACGGTGGGGATAGCAACCGGCTCGGTCAGGATATTGGGCGGATCGTCGCGCAGGAGCAGCGCAATGCGCCTCTGGGCGTCCGCTTCGTTAATGTGGCGGATCAGCCTGCGATCGTGAAGCACGCTATCGGTGAGTTTCTAAGATCACTGCTCGAAGCCGTCGTAATTGTTCTAGCCGTGAGCTTTTTTTCGCTGGGGACGCGTGCCGGCCTCGTCGTCGCCCTGTGCATACCGATCGTTTTTGCGCTGACATTCGCGGCAATGTACGGACTGTCGATACCCTTGCACCGCGTGTCTCTGGGCGCGCTGATTATCGCATTGGGACTGCTTGTCGATGATGCCATCATCGTGATCGAGCAGATCGAGACCAGCCTTCGCGCCGGGATGGGCCGGCTGCAGGCGGTGATATCGTCCTATCCGCTTACGGCACAGCCGATGCTCGTGGGAACTCTGATCACGGCTATCGGCTTCCTGCCAATCGCGCTCGCTCAGTCGAGTTCGGGAGAATATGCCCGCGCTATCTTCGAAGTGGTCGCTATTGCCCTTGGCTCTTCGTGGATCGTTGCGGTGATCGTGACTCCGCTTTTTGCAAACCGTCTGCTCGCCAATGACGGCCATGCAGGCGCGGAATCGAAACCGGTCTATGCGACACCCTTTTATGGACGGGCGCGCGCGACTGTTGCATGGGTCATCGAAAACTGGCGCATCGTCGTCGCTGGGACGGCACTTCTGGTCTTTTTGTCGGCATTGCTGTTCGCGACGATCGTACCGAAGCAATTCTTTCCAGCATCGGACCGGCTTGAGCTCATCGTCGACCTGAAAATGGCGAAAGACGGCGACTGGCGCAACACGTCCAAGGTCACCGCTCGCCTTGAGCAACTTTTGGTACAGAATAAGGATGTCGCGTCGACCGCCGCCTATATAGGCGGAACGTCACCGCGATTTTATCTCTCGCTCGAGAACCAGCCGCCAAGCCCGGCTTTTGCGCAGATCGTCGTTAAAACGCGCGACCATGCAGCCCGGGACCGAACGATCAAATGGTTGCGATCGACCCTGAATAGCAGCTTCCCCGAGGTAAGGGGCCGAGTCAGTCGTTTGGAACTGGGACCTGCCGTCGGGCAACCGATCAAGATCCGTGTGTCCGGTGAGGATTTCGATAGCATCAAGACTGCCGCAGACCAGGTTGAGGCGATGATGCGAGCCGATCCACGGGCGCGCGATGTCAACCAGGACTTTGGCGAACCTGCCAAAACGGTACGCATCAATCTCGATATGGAGAAAGCACGGGCGCTTGGCATCTCCAGATCCTCTGTCCAACAGGCGCTCTCGAGCCAGCTTTCAGGCATGGCGGTCGCAGCCTCGCCGGCCGGGCGCGACCCGATGGCGATCGTCGCGCGCGGCGAAGAGGTCGGCCGCTCCGGGATGGTCCGTCTCGAAAATGTGCTTGTGCCAACGCCGTCCGGCGCCAGCGTGCCACTCCTGCAAGTTGCACAGCTTACACCCGGGTTCGAAGCTGTCGAACTTCATCGCCGATCGGGTCGGCCCACGATTACGGTGCAGGCCGATGTCGCCGATATCCAGCCGGTCGACCTTCTATCGAGTTGGACGCCCAGGCTGGAGACGATCCGCGCGCAGGCGGCGGGAAGGGCGGACATTATCGTGGGGGGCGTTGTCGAGGACAGCAAGAAATCTCAGCTGTCAGTTTTCAAGCAGGTGTTCGCAGCACTGGTCTTGATCCTTATCCTCCTCATCATGCAGGTTGGCAGCGTCAAGAAACTGATCATAGTGCTGTCCACCGGGCCTTTGGCCTTGATTGGTGTCGCAATGATATTGTCACTGTTTCAGATCCCATTTGGTTTTGTAGCCTTGCTGGGGGCCTTGGCGCTCTTTGGAATGGTGTCACGTAACGCCGTGATCCTCCTGGCGCAGATCGACTCGCTTGTTGCGGATGGCTTTGCAATGTTCGATGCCATCGTCGAAGCCGCCATCATGCGGTTCCGGCCCATCATTCTTACGACCCTGGCTGCAACATTGGGCATGATACCGCTCACGCGTTCGGTATTCTGGGGTCCTATGGCCTGGACGATCATGGGTGGACTGATCATCGGCACGGCGGTTACCTTGCTATTTGTGCCGGCAATTTATGCGGGCATATTCGCAGTACGGCGCTCGGCTGACGGCAGCACGGCCCATGCGTAG
- a CDS encoding efflux RND transporter periplasmic adaptor subunit: MLRDAPDVKHLLSSVFCALLLSACSDNADVLAPKAVMAITVGRGGEAETRSYPAQVAPRYSAAASFDVPGKITATYVETGSLVRAGQPLARIDPGASMYDADSAASAERVAAGAQQQQATDMERARKLLAEGFISQAEFDRQELSFAQAQAQLRTARNTRSAASRQAAHHILRASRDGIVTSLTAQIGQVVQPGQSVAVIADPATKEAVFAVPEIDVARLRSADISVGLASRLDRIIPGRLRAIDPAADPRTRLFVAHVTFDAGPNEAPIGGSLRIITRMSGGAQATSVPATAITQFRGKTIVWLLAGSPARVQPKTVRLAGLRGEQAIIASGLKAGDNIVVAGAHLLRPGQIVRPIMQETSDRL, translated from the coding sequence ATGCTGCGGGATGCACCGGACGTGAAACATTTGCTCTCGTCGGTCTTCTGCGCGCTCCTCTTGAGCGCTTGCTCTGACAACGCTGATGTTTTGGCACCGAAAGCCGTCATGGCGATAACGGTAGGCCGTGGAGGCGAGGCGGAAACGCGGTCTTACCCTGCGCAGGTTGCTCCGCGCTATTCAGCGGCCGCGAGCTTCGATGTTCCCGGTAAGATCACGGCAACCTACGTCGAAACAGGATCGCTTGTCCGAGCGGGGCAGCCCTTGGCGAGGATCGATCCGGGTGCCTCGATGTATGACGCGGATTCGGCTGCTTCGGCGGAACGTGTCGCCGCAGGCGCGCAACAGCAGCAAGCCACTGATATGGAGCGCGCACGAAAGCTCCTTGCGGAGGGCTTCATTTCGCAGGCCGAATTTGATCGGCAGGAACTTAGCTTTGCTCAGGCTCAAGCGCAGCTGCGCACTGCCAGGAATACGAGATCCGCGGCCTCGCGACAGGCCGCCCACCATATTTTGCGTGCTAGTCGCGACGGCATTGTGACGAGCTTGACCGCACAGATTGGACAGGTGGTGCAGCCCGGTCAGTCGGTCGCGGTCATCGCAGATCCGGCCACGAAAGAAGCGGTCTTCGCTGTGCCGGAAATCGACGTCGCGCGCCTGAGAAGCGCGGACATCAGCGTCGGTCTCGCATCGAGACTCGACCGGATCATTCCCGGTCGCCTGCGCGCGATCGATCCTGCGGCAGATCCTCGGACCCGATTGTTCGTTGCGCATGTCACCTTCGATGCTGGACCCAACGAAGCTCCGATAGGGGGCTCGCTGCGCATCATCACACGTATGTCGGGTGGCGCGCAGGCTACCAGCGTGCCGGCCACGGCCATCACCCAGTTTCGAGGAAAAACGATTGTCTGGCTGTTGGCCGGCTCACCCGCACGCGTGCAGCCCAAAACCGTCAGGCTTGCGGGGCTGAGGGGCGAGCAGGCGATTATCGCATCGGGTTTGAAGGCGGGGGACAATATTGTCGTCGCCGGTGCGCATCTATTGCGTCCCGGCCAGATCGTGCGCCCCATCATGCAAGAGACGAGTGACCGGCTTTGA